One genomic segment of Clostridium estertheticum subsp. estertheticum includes these proteins:
- the ortA gene encoding 2-amino-4-oxopentanoate thiolase subunit OrtA, whose product MIKKGTWVEVEEIVLTPKDRAKNIPDETKKTPLKCWIRGKCLSDCELGNEVHVETNVGRIARGIVVQIEPGYYHTYGKYVDEISNIGKQAREIISQ is encoded by the coding sequence ATGATTAAAAAAGGCACCTGGGTTGAAGTAGAAGAGATCGTTTTAACACCAAAAGATAGAGCAAAAAATATTCCAGATGAGACAAAGAAAACTCCTCTTAAATGCTGGATACGTGGAAAGTGTCTCAGTGATTGTGAATTAGGAAATGAGGTACATGTTGAAACTAATGTAGGTAGAATCGCTAGAGGAATAGTCGTTCAAATAGAACCAGGATATTACCACACATATGGTAAGTATGTTGATGAAATAAGTAATATAGGAAAACAAGCTAGAGAGATTATATCTCAGTAA
- a CDS encoding sigma-54 interaction domain-containing protein, giving the protein MDNEFPNAEKILGCLLENLEEGIHVIDCEGRTIYYNSVMGKVEGVEPIEVIGKKVNEYLEDVKEDESTLMNVLKSGEKIVDLIQHYGNGYKKKVTTINTTIPVTLENKVIAVIEIAKDMTQLKELTENICKLQNLDKKMNRHYIFSDIYSDNSVMKSIIEKAKKASMSSSSVLLYAETGSGKEVFSQSIHYCGLRKDKPFIPINCAAIPALLLEGMLFGTEKGSFTGAENKKGLFEEANHGTILLDEVNSLEPYLQSKLLRVLQDGYIRPIGSTKSIYIDVRIIATLNEEPQKLIESGKLRKDFYYRLSVLRIDIPPLRERKDDIILFVEKLIEKYNKILGKNIKGIDDNMLRKLKEYSWPGNIRELTNVIEAAMNMADNNSILTENYFDSRIVYENNQNTCDVLSNLDGRFNLECYMSNIEKEIIEKILKKNNYNVSKTARELSISRQNLQYKIKIHKII; this is encoded by the coding sequence ATGGATAATGAATTTCCAAATGCTGAGAAAATATTGGGCTGTTTATTAGAAAATTTGGAGGAAGGAATTCATGTAATAGACTGTGAAGGCAGAACTATATATTACAATAGTGTTATGGGAAAAGTAGAAGGTGTAGAACCTATAGAGGTAATAGGTAAAAAGGTTAATGAGTATCTAGAGGATGTAAAAGAGGATGAGTCTACACTTATGAACGTATTAAAGTCTGGTGAAAAAATAGTAGATTTAATACAACATTATGGTAATGGATACAAGAAGAAAGTGACTACTATAAATACCACTATTCCAGTAACTTTAGAAAATAAGGTTATAGCAGTAATTGAAATAGCTAAAGACATGACTCAGTTAAAAGAGTTAACGGAAAACATTTGTAAATTACAAAATTTAGATAAAAAGATGAATAGACATTATATATTTAGTGATATTTATAGTGATAATTCTGTTATGAAAAGTATTATAGAAAAGGCTAAAAAGGCTAGTATGTCAAGTTCATCCGTACTATTATATGCTGAAACTGGTTCAGGAAAAGAAGTTTTTTCTCAAAGTATTCATTATTGTGGTTTAAGAAAAGATAAGCCGTTTATTCCTATAAATTGTGCAGCTATTCCTGCCCTATTGTTAGAAGGAATGCTTTTTGGTACAGAAAAGGGAAGTTTTACAGGAGCTGAGAATAAAAAAGGATTGTTTGAAGAAGCAAATCATGGAACCATTTTGTTAGATGAAGTTAATTCGCTGGAACCGTATCTTCAATCTAAACTTCTAAGAGTACTTCAAGACGGGTATATAAGGCCTATTGGGAGCACTAAAAGTATATACATTGATGTAAGAATAATAGCCACATTAAATGAGGAACCACAGAAACTTATAGAAAGTGGTAAATTAAGAAAGGATTTTTATTATAGGTTAAGTGTGCTGAGAATAGATATTCCTCCGTTAAGAGAAAGAAAAGATGATATTATTTTATTTGTAGAAAAACTAATTGAAAAATATAATAAAATCTTAGGTAAAAATATAAAAGGTATAGATGATAATATGCTGAGAAAACTTAAAGAATATAGTTGGCCAGGAAATATTCGTGAATTAACAAATGTTATTGAAGCTGCAATGAATATGGCAGATAATAATTCGATCCTAACAGAAAATTATTTTGATTCTAGGATTGTATATGAAAATAACCAAAATACTTGTGATGTTTTATCAAATTTAGATGGAAGATTTAATTTAGAATGTTATATGAGTAATATTGAAAAAGAAATAATCGAAAAAATATTAAAAAAGAATAATTATAATGTTAGTAAAACAGCTAGAGAACTTAGTATTTCAAGACAAAATCTTCAATATAAAATAAAAATACATAAAATAATATAA
- a CDS encoding aldose epimerase family protein, with protein sequence MSIKRNFGIIDGKEVYLFTIKNSKGMVAQVSNYGGTLVSLKVQGSNGKFDDVVLGYDTLEDYRKYNYFFGATIGRVANRIRTASFEINGTKYNVAKNEGENHIHGGIVGFDKKVWEEKLGSKDTSDSIELSYLSVDGEEGYPGNLNVSVKFTVSEDNELKIEYNAISDKDTIVNLTNHSYFNLSGQGSGDILKHKVMINADKFTKNNKNAIPTGEIADVKDTPMDFRELTYVGENISSSYEQIVFGNGYDHNYIINTTGKKLEKAAEVYDEKSGRVMEVYTTKPGVQFYTANFLTGLELGKGGATYNKRDALCLETQYFPNAINTKNFDSPILKAKQNYNHKTIYKFSVR encoded by the coding sequence ATGAGTATAAAAAGAAATTTTGGTATAATAGATGGAAAGGAAGTATATCTTTTCACTATAAAAAACTCCAAAGGTATGGTTGCGCAGGTTAGTAATTATGGAGGAACATTAGTATCATTAAAGGTTCAAGGAAGTAATGGCAAATTTGATGATGTAGTTTTAGGCTACGATACATTAGAAGATTATAGAAAGTACAACTATTTCTTTGGAGCAACAATTGGTCGAGTTGCTAATAGAATAAGAACTGCAAGTTTTGAGATCAATGGAACTAAGTATAATGTAGCTAAAAATGAAGGCGAAAATCATATACATGGTGGAATAGTTGGATTTGATAAAAAGGTGTGGGAAGAAAAACTCGGATCAAAAGATACGAGTGATAGTATAGAATTATCTTACCTTAGCGTTGACGGTGAGGAAGGATATCCAGGAAATCTTAATGTATCTGTTAAGTTTACGGTTTCTGAGGATAATGAATTAAAAATAGAGTATAATGCTATCTCTGATAAAGATACTATAGTAAATCTTACTAATCATTCTTATTTTAACCTATCAGGTCAGGGCTCAGGAGATATTTTAAAACATAAGGTTATGATTAATGCTGATAAATTTACAAAGAACAATAAAAATGCTATACCTACGGGTGAAATAGCCGATGTAAAGGATACTCCAATGGATTTTAGAGAGTTAACATATGTTGGGGAGAATATATCAAGTAGTTATGAACAAATTGTGTTCGGTAATGGTTATGATCATAACTATATAATTAATACTACTGGTAAAAAACTTGAAAAGGCAGCCGAAGTTTACGATGAAAAAAGTGGGCGTGTTATGGAAGTTTATACAACTAAACCAGGAGTACAGTTTTATACAGCAAACTTTCTTACGGGACTAGAGCTAGGAAAAGGTGGCGCAACATATAATAAAAGAGATGCTTTATGCCTTGAAACGCAATATTTTCCTAATGCTATTAATACTAAGAATTTTGATTCACCAATACTTAAAGCAAAACAAAATTACAATCATAAAACAATATACAAATTTTCAGTAAGGTAA
- a CDS encoding ROK family transcriptional regulator, translating to MKKFKILDQETIKQINKKNIIQLLYNKSQITKQEIAKELHISIPTVISNVNELIEEGYLDEAGVAESTGGRKPIIVRFLPDARYSFGVCITPSKIRIALINLNLEIIKEDEFKLSEDIESIDTIMDKIKECVDELVNGFNIPKDKIIGVGFSLPGTVNEEELLLVNAPNLKLNNIDFKKYEKLYNYKFFIENEANAAAYAETFLNPDKVIKNLVFVSITEGIGAGVMINDNLYKGNNKRAGEFGHMTIVKDGKQCNCGKKGCFELYASEKALINKYNEGFNVKDKNLKEFFRLTKADEKAKEILYSYIDYLAEGIKNIILITDPEEIIIGGKIAYYEEYFKELLMKKVFEKNSFYTKEECQLSFSKLKENASILGASLMTMQEIFFTSKKII from the coding sequence TTGAAAAAGTTTAAAATTTTAGATCAAGAAACTATTAAACAAATAAATAAAAAGAATATAATACAACTTTTATATAATAAAAGTCAGATTACAAAACAGGAAATAGCAAAAGAACTTCATATAAGCATCCCTACTGTTATTAGTAATGTAAATGAGCTTATAGAAGAGGGATACTTGGATGAGGCAGGAGTAGCTGAATCTACAGGGGGAAGAAAGCCAATTATTGTAAGATTTTTACCAGATGCTAGATATTCATTTGGAGTTTGTATAACTCCTAGTAAAATAAGAATCGCATTAATTAACCTTAATCTCGAGATAATTAAAGAAGATGAATTTAAATTATCAGAAGACATTGAGAGTATAGATACAATAATGGATAAGATTAAAGAATGTGTGGATGAATTAGTTAATGGTTTTAATATACCAAAGGATAAGATAATTGGTGTAGGTTTTTCGCTTCCGGGTACTGTGAATGAAGAGGAACTGCTTTTGGTAAATGCACCAAATTTAAAATTAAACAATATAGATTTTAAAAAATATGAAAAACTATATAATTATAAATTTTTTATAGAGAATGAAGCAAATGCAGCAGCTTATGCTGAAACATTTTTGAATCCTGATAAAGTTATAAAAAATCTAGTTTTTGTTTCTATAACAGAGGGAATAGGTGCAGGAGTAATGATAAATGACAATCTTTACAAGGGAAATAATAAGCGTGCTGGTGAGTTTGGTCATATGACTATAGTAAAAGATGGAAAACAATGTAATTGTGGCAAAAAAGGATGCTTTGAACTATATGCTTCTGAAAAAGCATTAATAAACAAGTATAACGAGGGATTTAATGTAAAGGATAAAAATTTAAAAGAATTTTTTAGGCTAACTAAAGCGGATGAAAAGGCAAAAGAAATTCTCTATAGTTATATTGATTATCTTGCAGAAGGAATTAAAAATATTATTTTAATAACGGACCCTGAAGAAATTATTATAGGAGGAAAAATTGCCTACTATGAAGAGTATTTTAAAGAACTTTTGATGAAAAAGGTTTTTGAAAAAAATAGTTTTTACACTAAAGAAGAATGCCAGTTATCATTTTCAAAATTAAAAGAAAACGCATCTATATTGGGGGCTTCGTTAATGACCATGCAAGAAATATTTTTTACAAGTAAAAAAATAATATAA
- the xylB gene encoding xylulokinase, whose translation MYFLGIDLGTSSVKIIIMDESGKVVNTATKNFEISYPHIGWAEQNPDDWWDGTKEGIKEIIKLSGLKSDEIKGIGFSGQMHGLVLLDKDNKVLMPAILWCDQRTQEECEYLNNVIGQDKLSKYTANMALTGFTAPKVLWVKKHKPDIYNKIYKIMLPKDYIRFKLTGLFATDVSDASGTLMFDVKNRKWSKEMLKILEINEEVLPKVFESYQVTGRVCIEAAKVTGLSTETLVVAGAGDQAAGAVGTGTVDSGVVSVALGTSGVVFACDKKFSVDSKNRLHSFCHANGRYHQMGVMLSAASCLQWWNDNINLDTMENSFEVLLTEAENSVAGSKGLIYLPYLMGERTPYSDPDAKGAFIGLNITHTRGDMTRSVLEGVCFGLRDSLEILKSMGVEVKEVRVSGGGSKSTLWKQILASVFNLKVSSINSKEGPAYGAAILAAVGCGLYDNVDDACNSLIKITDIIMPIEKDVDKYDKTYKVYASLYGCLKDKFKELSELDSKED comes from the coding sequence ATGTATTTTTTAGGGATTGACTTAGGTACTTCTTCAGTGAAAATTATAATTATGGATGAAAGTGGCAAGGTAGTAAACACTGCTACTAAAAATTTTGAAATAAGTTACCCACATATAGGGTGGGCAGAGCAAAATCCGGATGACTGGTGGGATGGCACAAAAGAAGGCATTAAAGAAATTATTAAGTTAAGTGGTTTAAAATCAGATGAAATAAAAGGAATAGGATTTAGTGGTCAAATGCATGGCTTAGTGCTTTTGGATAAAGATAATAAGGTATTAATGCCTGCAATTTTGTGGTGTGATCAAAGAACACAAGAAGAATGTGAATATCTAAATAATGTTATAGGGCAGGATAAACTTTCTAAATATACGGCTAACATGGCATTAACCGGTTTTACCGCACCTAAGGTATTATGGGTTAAAAAACATAAACCAGATATATATAATAAAATATATAAGATTATGTTGCCAAAAGACTACATAAGATTTAAACTTACAGGGTTGTTTGCAACAGATGTGTCTGATGCATCAGGAACTTTAATGTTTGATGTTAAGAATAGAAAATGGTCTAAGGAAATGTTGAAGATTTTAGAAATAAATGAGGAAGTTTTACCTAAAGTATTTGAATCATATCAAGTAACGGGAAGAGTATGTATTGAGGCTGCAAAGGTTACTGGACTTTCTACGGAAACACTAGTGGTTGCAGGGGCTGGAGATCAAGCAGCAGGTGCTGTTGGGACAGGGACCGTTGATAGTGGTGTAGTTTCTGTAGCACTTGGTACTTCTGGTGTGGTATTTGCTTGTGACAAAAAGTTTTCAGTAGATAGTAAGAATAGATTGCATTCATTTTGTCATGCAAATGGTAGATATCATCAAATGGGAGTCATGCTTTCAGCAGCATCATGTTTGCAGTGGTGGAATGATAATATAAATTTAGATACAATGGAGAATTCTTTTGAAGTCTTACTAACAGAGGCTGAAAATTCAGTTGCAGGTTCTAAAGGCTTAATTTATCTACCATATCTTATGGGAGAGAGGACACCTTATAGTGATCCTGATGCAAAAGGGGCATTCATAGGTTTAAATATAACTCATACCAGGGGTGATATGACACGTTCTGTTCTTGAAGGAGTATGTTTTGGTCTTCGGGATTCTTTAGAGATTTTAAAGAGTATGGGCGTAGAAGTAAAAGAAGTAAGAGTAAGTGGTGGTGGTTCAAAAAGCACGCTTTGGAAGCAAATATTAGCAAGTGTATTTAATTTAAAAGTTAGTTCAATAAATTCTAAGGAAGGGCCTGCATATGGAGCAGCAATTTTGGCTGCAGTAGGTTGTGGACTTTATGATAATGTTGATGATGCTTGTAATTCATTAATCAAGATAACAGATATTATAATGCCAATAGAAAAAGATGTTGATAAATATGATAAAACATATAAGGTTTATGCTTCACTTTATGGCTGCTTAAAAGATAAATTTAAAGAACTAAGCGAGTTAGATTCTAAGGAAGACTAG
- a CDS encoding cache domain-containing sensor histidine kinase, translated as MNKFVKIFFDKSIKYKLSFYFSLVILIPIVTISILGNLLYKNSITNQQNENIRQMVSQISNNIDFYIKDTENIINYLSEDPRILSFLCNNTNSSINKKDSDSMRVEESSKAINSFTTFHSEIAGIMIVKQDDTFVSDVMGRISRDALTKEKWYLDAAKNPITMHLFSKPVGRNINNVFQYSADDVVSMSKAVVDKKTGKCIGVILIDMKLDIIKSVIEHAKPAKNGFVYIVDNNGEIVYSPVNKIVYRIKSEWTDNLSGEILIKRIKENDYKIIHGNSTYTGWKTVEVFPLNESLKVIDSLVYYSIIIAIITLLIAEILATFFTRSIVGPISKLKRLMKKTEEGNFNVVFNSKYDDEIGELGNAFNNMVREIKNLIMLVETEAKKKRKAEISILHAQIKPHFIYNTLDTIQWMAQEHDAQDIVDITYNLTNLLRIGLSAGEENIKISQEIKHVESYLLIQKIRYEDKLNYEINMQKEILNLSVIKLILQPIVENAIYHGIKEKRGSGHIKISGMIENEKICFVIQDNGIGIEDEKLMKINEMLKGKTTSNDVIGYGIFNVNEKIKLTYGEEFGLEYHSIYGEGTTVVLWHPIIKN; from the coding sequence ATGAATAAATTTGTAAAAATTTTCTTTGATAAAAGTATAAAATATAAATTGTCTTTTTATTTCTCCCTAGTAATTTTAATACCGATAGTTACGATTTCGATTTTGGGGAATTTGTTATATAAAAATTCAATTACTAATCAACAAAATGAAAATATAAGGCAAATGGTAAGTCAAATAAGTAATAATATTGATTTTTATATAAAAGATACAGAAAATATAATTAATTATTTATCTGAGGATCCAAGAATTCTAAGCTTTCTTTGCAACAATACTAACAGTAGTATAAACAAAAAAGATAGTGATAGTATGCGGGTTGAGGAGTCATCTAAGGCTATAAATAGTTTCACTACATTTCATTCAGAGATAGCAGGGATAATGATAGTTAAACAAGATGATACATTTGTAAGTGATGTTATGGGCAGAATTTCAAGAGATGCACTTACAAAAGAAAAATGGTACTTGGATGCAGCGAAAAATCCCATTACTATGCATCTTTTTAGTAAACCTGTAGGTAGAAATATTAATAATGTTTTTCAATACAGTGCTGATGATGTGGTATCTATGTCAAAGGCTGTAGTTGATAAGAAAACGGGTAAATGTATTGGCGTAATTCTCATAGACATGAAACTAGATATTATAAAAAGTGTAATTGAACATGCTAAGCCTGCAAAAAATGGATTTGTATATATTGTAGATAACAATGGTGAAATAGTATATTCACCAGTTAATAAAATAGTATATAGAATAAAAAGTGAGTGGACTGATAACTTAAGTGGTGAAATTTTAATTAAGAGAATTAAGGAAAATGATTATAAAATAATTCATGGAAATTCAACCTATACAGGGTGGAAAACTGTTGAAGTATTTCCTCTAAATGAAAGTTTAAAGGTCATAGATTCTTTAGTATATTACTCCATAATAATTGCTATAATTACTTTACTTATCGCGGAAATATTAGCAACATTTTTCACAAGGTCTATAGTAGGGCCTATTTCAAAACTTAAGAGGCTTATGAAAAAGACTGAAGAAGGAAATTTCAATGTGGTTTTTAATAGTAAATACGATGATGAAATTGGTGAACTTGGAAATGCATTTAATAATATGGTTAGAGAAATCAAAAATCTAATTATGTTAGTGGAAACGGAAGCTAAAAAGAAGAGAAAAGCTGAGATAAGTATATTACATGCTCAAATAAAACCACACTTTATATATAACACATTAGATACAATTCAATGGATGGCGCAAGAACATGATGCACAAGATATAGTTGATATAACTTATAATTTAACTAATCTTTTAAGAATTGGATTAAGTGCTGGGGAGGAGAACATTAAAATATCTCAAGAAATTAAACATGTGGAAAGCTATTTATTAATTCAAAAAATTAGGTATGAGGATAAGCTTAATTACGAAATTAACATGCAGAAGGAAATATTAAATTTAAGTGTAATAAAATTAATATTGCAGCCAATTGTAGAAAATGCAATTTATCATGGTATTAAGGAAAAAAGAGGTAGTGGTCATATTAAAATAAGTGGCATGATTGAAAATGAAAAAATTTGTTTTGTAATTCAGGATAATGGTATAGGCATAGAGGATGAAAAATTAATGAAGATAAATGAAATGTTAAAAGGTAAAACAACCTCAAACGATGTAATTGGATATGGTATTTTCAATGTAAATGAAAAAATAAAATTGACATATGGTGAAGAGTTTGGATTGGAATATCATAGTATTTATGGAGAAGGTACTACAGTGGTATTGTGGCATCCAATTATAAAGAATTAA
- the yjfF gene encoding galactofuranose ABC transporter, permease protein YjfF, which produces MKQVKIRKENFKLNPAYISIYATITLFIIMFLTGSVLYDGFFSAQVLSNLFIDNAYLIVISIGETFAILTGGIDLSVGAMIAFTSMICADLLRKGVNPFIVMIFVLLIGVVFGTVQGYLIQKFKLHPWIVTLAGMFFARGSSYLISIDTITITNPVFTKIAAFRMPVLPGAFISINVIIALLIVAVAAYMLKYTKFGRTIYAIGGSENSAMLMGLPVARTKILVYTLSGFCSSLGGLLFTIYTLSGYGLHCNGTEMDAIAACVIGGILLTGGSGYPIGPMFGVLTTGIIQSLIMFDGTLNSWWTKIVVGLLLFIFIVLQRVIVISNEKKKTVAITMKV; this is translated from the coding sequence ATGAAACAAGTTAAGATTAGAAAAGAAAACTTTAAGTTAAACCCTGCGTATATTTCTATTTATGCTACGATAACTCTATTCATAATTATGTTTTTAACTGGTTCGGTGTTATATGATGGTTTTTTCTCAGCACAGGTATTATCAAATTTATTTATTGATAATGCGTATTTAATTGTTATATCCATTGGAGAAACATTCGCAATACTCACAGGTGGAATTGATCTTTCGGTGGGTGCTATGATCGCTTTCACAAGTATGATTTGTGCAGACCTACTAAGAAAAGGTGTAAATCCATTTATTGTTATGATTTTTGTTCTGTTAATAGGTGTTGTTTTTGGTACAGTTCAAGGATATTTAATTCAAAAATTCAAACTTCATCCTTGGATTGTAACACTAGCAGGTATGTTTTTTGCTAGAGGTTCAAGCTACCTTATTAGTATAGATACTATAACTATAACTAATCCAGTTTTTACTAAGATTGCTGCTTTTAGAATGCCTGTTTTACCAGGGGCGTTTATCTCTATTAATGTAATAATAGCTTTACTTATAGTAGCGGTAGCGGCATATATGCTTAAATACACAAAATTTGGTAGGACTATATATGCAATTGGTGGAAGTGAAAATTCTGCAATGCTTATGGGACTTCCAGTTGCAAGGACTAAAATTTTGGTATACACCCTATCTGGATTTTGCTCTTCATTAGGAGGCTTGTTATTCACAATATATACGCTTTCAGGTTATGGGCTACATTGTAATGGGACTGAAATGGATGCCATAGCAGCTTGCGTAATAGGGGGCATACTATTAACAGGAGGATCTGGATACCCAATAGGGCCAATGTTTGGTGTGCTAACTACTGGGATTATTCAAAGTTTAATCATGTTCGATGGAACCTTGAACTCATGGTGGACAAAAATTGTAGTTGGATTACTGTTATTTATCTTTATTGTTCTTCAAAGGGTAATTGTAATAAGTAACGAAAAGAAAAAGACCGTAGCAATAACAATGAAAGTTTAG
- a CDS encoding ABC transporter permease — protein sequence MHKIKDIFKKFYAMQIFWPVASLIVLIFLNFVIRPGFVSINIRDGHLYGNLIDIINHAAPLILISIGMTIVIATQGIDISVGSIIAISASVSASVIVMSGNVPLAILAGIFVGLICGMWNGMLVAYIGVQPMVATLILYIVGRGIAQLVTGGQILTFTNKTFIFIGTGYWVIPFAVYITVLVVGIVFYLMRKTALGLFVESIGVNNSASKFAGINSKRVIFSLYVICGILSGIAGIIICSNIKCADANNAGLWLELDAILATVIGGTSMAGGRFYIGGTVIGALFIQTLTTTIYSMGVPPEVTLVVKAVVVIVVCLIQTTEFRKMFNGRLFHNKNNLNAKKVERI from the coding sequence ATGCACAAAATTAAAGATATATTTAAAAAGTTTTATGCAATGCAGATCTTTTGGCCAGTAGCATCTTTAATTGTATTAATATTTTTAAATTTTGTAATTAGACCTGGCTTCGTAAGCATTAATATTAGGGATGGTCATTTATATGGAAACCTAATTGACATAATTAACCATGCGGCTCCACTTATTCTTATATCCATTGGAATGACCATTGTTATTGCAACGCAAGGGATAGATATTTCGGTGGGATCTATCATCGCTATTAGTGCTTCTGTTTCAGCATCTGTTATTGTTATGAGTGGTAATGTCCCTCTTGCTATACTTGCGGGTATATTTGTTGGACTTATTTGTGGTATGTGGAATGGAATGCTAGTAGCGTATATAGGAGTACAACCCATGGTCGCTACTTTGATTTTGTATATAGTGGGTAGAGGTATTGCACAGTTAGTAACAGGTGGACAAATATTAACATTTACAAATAAAACTTTTATTTTTATAGGTACTGGTTATTGGGTTATACCTTTTGCAGTATATATAACAGTTTTAGTTGTAGGGATTGTATTTTATTTAATGCGAAAGACTGCTCTTGGATTATTTGTTGAATCTATAGGAGTGAATAACAGTGCCAGCAAATTTGCAGGTATTAATTCTAAAAGAGTAATTTTTTCTCTATATGTAATTTGCGGTATTTTGTCTGGAATTGCTGGAATTATTATATGTTCAAATATAAAATGTGCAGATGCAAACAATGCAGGGTTGTGGCTTGAATTGGATGCTATTCTTGCAACAGTTATTGGAGGAACCTCGATGGCAGGGGGAAGGTTTTATATAGGCGGAACTGTTATAGGGGCATTATTTATCCAAACATTAACAACCACAATTTATAGTATGGGAGTACCACCAGAAGTTACCTTAGTTGTAAAGGCTGTTGTCGTAATTGTGGTGTGCTTAATTCAAACTACAGAGTTCAGGAAAATGTTTAACGGAAGATTGTTTCATAATAAAAATAATCTGAATGCAAAGAAGGTGGAAAGAATATGA